A single window of Vibrio alfacsensis DNA harbors:
- the thiH gene encoding 2-iminoacetate synthase ThiH, with translation MSFVEQFKQLNWDDISMSIYAKTAQDVERALNKPKRDLEDFKALISPAAEGYLEQMAQLSYSATRKRFGNTMSLYIPLYLSNLCANACTYCGFSMENRIKRRTLNRDEVAAEVEAIKRMKFDSVLLVTGEHETKVGMKYFREMVPMIKKRFNYLAMEVQPLDQDEYAELKTLGLDAVMVYQETYHPSTYAEHHLRGNKMDFEYRLDTPDRLAKAGIDKIGIGALIGLEEWRTDCFYVAAHLDYLVRTYWQTRYSISFPRLRPCEGASSLNGKQPKSVMTDKQLVQLICAYRLLNPEVELSLSTRESPKFRDNALPLGITSMSAASKTQPGGYAMDDVELEQFEISDERSAGSVEDMIRAKGFDPVWRDWHSAYSG, from the coding sequence ATGAGCTTCGTTGAACAATTTAAGCAGCTTAATTGGGATGACATTTCGATGTCGATTTACGCGAAAACGGCACAAGATGTTGAGCGAGCATTGAATAAACCCAAGCGTGATTTGGAAGACTTTAAAGCGCTAATTTCACCAGCGGCTGAAGGATATTTAGAGCAAATGGCGCAGTTGTCATACTCGGCAACTCGCAAGCGTTTTGGTAATACCATGTCGCTTTATATTCCATTGTACCTTTCTAACTTGTGCGCCAATGCTTGTACTTATTGTGGCTTCTCGATGGAGAACAGAATCAAGCGTCGCACTTTGAATAGGGACGAAGTGGCTGCAGAAGTCGAAGCCATTAAACGCATGAAGTTTGATAGCGTATTGCTGGTGACTGGCGAACACGAAACCAAAGTAGGCATGAAATACTTTCGCGAAATGGTGCCGATGATTAAGAAGCGCTTTAACTATTTGGCGATGGAAGTACAACCGCTAGATCAAGACGAATACGCAGAGCTCAAGACATTGGGTTTGGATGCGGTGATGGTCTATCAAGAAACGTATCATCCTTCGACTTACGCCGAGCACCATTTGCGTGGCAATAAGATGGATTTTGAATACCGATTGGATACACCCGATCGCCTTGCAAAAGCGGGCATCGATAAGATCGGTATTGGCGCTTTGATAGGATTGGAAGAGTGGCGTACAGATTGCTTTTATGTGGCAGCGCACTTGGACTATCTTGTGCGCACGTATTGGCAGACTCGTTACTCAATTTCCTTCCCGCGTTTGCGTCCTTGTGAGGGGGCCAGTTCTTTAAACGGAAAGCAGCCAAAATCAGTCATGACGGATAAGCAGCTTGTTCAGTTGATTTGCGCTTATCGTTTGTTGAATCCAGAAGTGGAGTTGTCATTATCGACTCGAGAATCACCTAAGTTTAGAGACAACGCATTGCCTTTAGGCATTACCAGTATGTCTGCAGCATCGAAAACTCAGCCGGGTGGGTATGCGATGGATGATGTTGAACTCGAGCAGTTTGAGATCAGTGATGAACGAAGTGCTGGTTCTGTGGAAGATATGATTCGAGCCAAGGGCTTTGACCCAGTATGGCGAGATTGGCACTCGGCGTATTCTGGTTAA
- a CDS encoding aminopeptidase P family protein translates to MHNDTQSRVNAIREWLAQHNIDALLVPHEDEYLGEYVPAHNERLHWLTGFTGSAGAAVITKDKAAIFVDGRYTVQVTKQVPADLFEYRHLIEEPALDWIKDHLANGASVAINPRMHNSAWLDMAQAKLAGALELKILDSNPIDELWHDRPAPVVSDVRLMATEAVGQSSESKRQEIAELLKKAGADSAVITALDSICWLLNVRGLDVSRLPVLLSHAILHSDSTVEYFLDPARLPAEFDAHVGSGVTVHHPEALQARLETLTGKSVLVDPATSNAWFKLVLQNAGASVVSKADPCLMPKAAKNAVEIAGMKACHIRDGVAMSKFLSWLDAEVVAGNLHDEATLADKLEAFRSEDPTLMDLSFDTISAAGGNAAMCHYNHENQPEPGKLELNTLYLVDSGGQYLDGTTDITRTIAIGQPSQEMIKQFTLALKGHIGVARARFPKGTRGYQIDTLARQHLWAEGYDYDHGTGHGVGHFLSVHEGPASISKKQIDVPLTEGMVLSNEPGYYRADAFGIRIENLELVVETPTNGDFPVLSFESLTRCPIDKRNINVDMLTRPELAWLNDYHQKVWYEISPLVEGDVKEWLRQATLPVAHS, encoded by the coding sequence ATGCACAACGATACCCAAAGCCGCGTGAATGCAATTCGCGAATGGCTAGCACAACATAATATTGACGCCCTACTTGTCCCACATGAAGACGAGTACTTGGGCGAATACGTACCAGCGCACAACGAGCGTTTACATTGGCTAACAGGTTTTACCGGTTCTGCTGGTGCTGCGGTAATCACCAAAGACAAAGCCGCTATCTTTGTTGATGGTCGCTACACGGTACAAGTAACTAAGCAGGTTCCTGCTGATCTATTCGAATACCGTCACCTGATTGAAGAGCCTGCGCTAGATTGGATTAAAGACCATCTTGCAAATGGCGCATCTGTGGCAATCAACCCTCGCATGCACAACTCAGCTTGGCTAGACATGGCACAAGCAAAACTTGCAGGTGCACTTGAGCTTAAGATTCTCGACAGCAACCCAATTGATGAGCTGTGGCACGACCGCCCTGCTCCTGTGGTTTCTGATGTTCGCCTAATGGCAACAGAAGCGGTTGGACAATCAAGCGAAAGCAAACGCCAAGAAATCGCCGAGCTCTTGAAAAAAGCCGGCGCAGACAGCGCAGTGATCACAGCACTTGATTCTATCTGTTGGCTGCTTAACGTTCGTGGTCTTGATGTATCACGTCTACCCGTTCTGCTTTCTCACGCGATTCTGCACTCAGATTCAACCGTGGAATACTTCCTAGATCCAGCTCGCCTACCTGCTGAGTTTGACGCTCACGTTGGTTCTGGCGTAACAGTTCATCACCCTGAAGCATTACAAGCGCGACTAGAAACCCTAACAGGCAAGAGTGTACTGGTTGACCCTGCTACAAGTAATGCATGGTTTAAGTTGGTCCTACAAAATGCTGGCGCTTCAGTGGTGAGTAAAGCTGACCCATGCCTAATGCCAAAAGCGGCGAAAAACGCGGTTGAAATCGCAGGCATGAAAGCGTGTCATATCCGTGATGGCGTGGCGATGAGTAAGTTCCTATCTTGGTTAGATGCAGAAGTCGTTGCGGGTAACTTGCATGATGAAGCAACATTGGCTGACAAACTTGAAGCGTTCCGTAGCGAAGACCCGACACTGATGGATCTTAGCTTCGATACCATTTCAGCTGCGGGTGGCAACGCGGCAATGTGTCACTACAACCACGAGAACCAACCTGAACCTGGCAAACTAGAACTGAACACACTTTACCTAGTGGATTCAGGCGGCCAGTACCTAGATGGCACGACAGACATCACGCGTACAATTGCGATCGGTCAGCCTTCACAAGAGATGATTAAACAATTCACTCTCGCACTAAAAGGTCACATCGGTGTTGCTCGTGCACGTTTCCCGAAAGGCACTCGTGGTTACCAAATCGATACACTAGCTCGTCAGCACCTATGGGCGGAAGGCTACGATTACGATCACGGTACTGGTCACGGTGTTGGTCACTTCCTAAGTGTTCATGAAGGTCCAGCGAGCATTTCCAAGAAGCAAATCGACGTGCCTCTAACAGAAGGTATGGTGCTATCCAACGAGCCAGGTTACTACCGTGCAGATGCGTTTGGTATCCGTATTGAAAACCTAGAGCTTGTTGTTGAAACCCCAACTAATGGTGACTTCCCTGTTCTATCATTTGAGTCGCTAACACGCTGCCCAATCGACAAGCGCAACATCAATGTTGATATGCTAACTCGTCCAGAACTTGCTTGGCTGAATGACTACCATCAGAAGGTATGGTATGAGATCAGCCCACTTGTTGAAGGTGATGTGAAAGAGTGGCTTCGTCAAGCAACGCTACCAGTAGCACACAGCTAG
- a CDS encoding LysR substrate-binding domain-containing protein yields the protein MNVEKLVRLDLNLLVCFKVLMEELNVTRAAHRLCLSQSAVSKSLAKLRTQFDDPLFTRNSHGLTPTPRALFLKPKLDLLINQLEVLTQPEEFSPQSSEYRFQIAAVESVYPLILPHFLPAIFQQAPGVTISTHSWSEQTFKMIQRGEIDLGMTGRDIDINDAKLTMLPPDDICEQEIYRDHQMCIVRKDHPALRGNWNLEAYLALRHVQVRCDGNDRWLLDYRLADIGRERDIAVTVPDFNSAASLCSYTDFVFTAPSHFVKLAAKQHDMALLPLPLEFPPMAYTLFWHRDRENDPALTWLRTMITQKTDHLR from the coding sequence GTGAACGTCGAAAAATTAGTGCGTTTAGACCTCAATTTGTTGGTCTGTTTTAAGGTCTTGATGGAAGAGCTTAATGTCACTCGAGCTGCGCACCGGCTGTGCTTGAGTCAGTCAGCGGTGAGTAAATCTTTGGCCAAGTTACGCACCCAATTTGATGACCCTTTGTTCACACGAAACTCGCATGGATTGACGCCTACACCGCGTGCATTGTTCCTTAAGCCGAAACTGGATCTGTTGATAAACCAACTTGAGGTGCTAACTCAACCTGAAGAGTTCTCTCCGCAGAGCAGTGAGTACCGTTTTCAAATCGCAGCAGTAGAGAGTGTGTACCCATTAATTCTGCCCCACTTCTTACCAGCAATATTCCAACAAGCACCAGGCGTGACCATAAGCACCCACTCTTGGTCGGAACAAACGTTCAAGATGATTCAGCGCGGTGAAATCGATTTGGGCATGACAGGTCGAGATATAGACATCAACGATGCTAAGTTGACGATGCTGCCACCTGATGACATTTGTGAGCAAGAAATCTATCGCGACCACCAAATGTGCATCGTTCGTAAAGACCACCCGGCTTTGCGTGGTAATTGGAATTTGGAAGCTTATCTAGCCCTGCGTCATGTCCAGGTACGTTGTGATGGCAATGACCGTTGGTTGCTTGATTACCGCTTGGCCGACATTGGTCGAGAGCGTGATATCGCAGTGACTGTACCGGACTTTAACAGCGCCGCGAGTTTGTGCTCTTACACCGATTTTGTGTTTACCGCGCCAAGCCACTTTGTGAAGCTAGCAGCCAAGCAACATGACATGGCACTACTGCCACTACCACTCGAATTCCCACCGATGGCATACACTTTGTTTTGGCATCGAGACAGAGAAAATGACCCAGCTTTAACTTGGCTGCGCACCATGATCACACAAAAAACCGATCATCTTAGATAA
- a CDS encoding multidrug effflux MFS transporter, protein MSSHITNSKKQMALLTMLVLFSPLAIDIYLPALPLIASTFQVENSLAQDTITWFLFAMGVGQLFAGPLADKLGRRTVALGGITIYALSAVLAWSAQNIEWMLTARLLQGLGACATSVAAFATVRDIFGPEKSGKMISYLNGAICFIPALAPILGSWLTQQFDWRANFSFMAGFAVVAGSMIFFGMKETNPATEKQAVFKLSRYWAVLSTPSFIFHASLCLMAMAVILAYVTSAPVVLMTGMGLSMNEFTFWFGLNAAFNIAACMLAPRFMDRWGTHNSLVVGIVLLAISGVVMMVMKGSNTALSFMLPIFISSVGFAWILGAAAGKALEPFGDKAGTAAALLGLFQMSGAGLLVGTLQRLSLDPQTLIAIHMWVLLPALVILFTKAGKNWHTKLVNA, encoded by the coding sequence GTGTCTAGCCATATTACAAATAGCAAAAAACAGATGGCGCTGTTGACCATGTTAGTTCTGTTCAGTCCGCTTGCGATTGATATCTATCTACCTGCTTTGCCTCTTATTGCATCCACTTTTCAGGTAGAAAATTCATTGGCACAAGACACCATCACTTGGTTCCTATTTGCTATGGGGGTTGGTCAGCTATTCGCTGGTCCCTTGGCAGATAAACTCGGGCGTCGAACTGTTGCATTGGGAGGTATCACCATCTACGCATTGAGCGCTGTATTGGCGTGGAGTGCTCAAAATATTGAGTGGATGTTGACGGCTCGTTTGCTACAAGGCTTAGGTGCATGTGCAACATCTGTAGCAGCCTTTGCAACAGTTCGCGATATATTCGGTCCGGAAAAAAGTGGCAAAATGATCAGTTACCTTAACGGGGCGATCTGCTTTATCCCGGCATTGGCACCTATTTTAGGCAGTTGGTTAACCCAGCAATTTGATTGGCGTGCAAACTTCAGTTTTATGGCGGGTTTCGCTGTTGTTGCTGGGAGTATGATATTCTTTGGTATGAAAGAGACCAACCCTGCAACTGAGAAGCAGGCGGTGTTCAAATTGAGTCGCTATTGGGCGGTATTGAGCACACCATCATTCATCTTCCACGCATCACTGTGCTTGATGGCGATGGCGGTCATTCTTGCTTACGTAACGTCTGCACCAGTGGTGTTGATGACAGGTATGGGATTGTCGATGAATGAATTTACGTTCTGGTTCGGTCTTAACGCGGCATTTAACATTGCGGCTTGTATGCTTGCGCCAAGGTTCATGGACCGCTGGGGCACTCATAATTCACTCGTTGTTGGTATTGTCTTACTGGCCATCTCCGGGGTAGTGATGATGGTAATGAAAGGCAGTAACACGGCACTGTCATTTATGTTGCCTATCTTCATTTCATCAGTAGGATTTGCATGGATTCTTGGCGCGGCGGCGGGTAAAGCGCTAGAGCCATTTGGGGATAAAGCGGGGACGGCAGCAGCATTATTAGGTTTATTCCAAATGAGTGGCGCAGGTTTATTGGTAGGCACGCTTCAGCGTTTATCACTTGATCCACAAACCTTGATTGCGATTCATATGTGGGTATTACTTCCAGCATTGGTGATTCTATTCACTAAAGCAGGCAAGAACTGGCATACAAAATTAGTGAATGCGTAA
- a CDS encoding DoxX family protein: MTDTLKNLVNRYDDLISTLQAGFVPVLLLFCRLWVAWVFFNSGLIKISSWDSTLYLFELEYQVPILPWELAAYLGTAAELVLPVFLALGLITRPMAVILFVFNIIAVVSYPLLWEKGFYDHQLWGVMILIVIVWGPGPLSLDHILKKKITN, encoded by the coding sequence ATGACGGATACGCTTAAAAACTTAGTCAATCGGTACGACGACTTAATCAGTACCTTACAAGCTGGCTTTGTCCCTGTACTGCTTCTCTTTTGTCGCTTGTGGGTTGCATGGGTGTTCTTCAATTCAGGGCTAATCAAAATCTCGTCTTGGGATAGCACACTGTATTTATTTGAGCTGGAATACCAAGTGCCAATACTGCCATGGGAGTTGGCGGCTTACTTAGGTACTGCTGCAGAATTGGTTCTCCCGGTATTCTTGGCACTGGGATTGATTACTCGGCCGATGGCTGTGATTTTGTTTGTGTTCAACATCATTGCCGTGGTCTCTTACCCACTGCTGTGGGAGAAAGGCTTCTATGACCACCAACTTTGGGGGGTGATGATACTTATTGTGATTGTGTGGGGACCCGGGCCTTTATCTCTCGACCACATACTGAAGAAGAAAATTACCAACTAA
- a CDS encoding DNA-binding domain-containing protein: MNLATLQSQFAKALHYQALGEDCDIVSDEFTADERMQIYRNNFIVSLSEVLSATYPMVETLFGEECFEQMARQHVLTYPLEEGNVVHYGEGFQDTIMQFSQVIAQAPYSPEVARFEWYIDLARQAQYEQSNAAQLKPLALLGEVSEEQQPALILHLKQGCRSFGSSYAVFDLFSAIQTGQFEQLNINQLQQGVISIQANGEALCHALDADVFQLLQCLEQKQSLSEIPEVLLAHLNGIMALDLVDGFTLKSI; encoded by the coding sequence ATGAATCTAGCCACCTTACAAAGCCAGTTTGCTAAAGCTCTGCACTATCAAGCACTCGGCGAAGACTGCGATATAGTGAGTGATGAGTTTACCGCTGATGAACGCATGCAGATTTACCGCAATAACTTTATCGTCAGCTTAAGTGAGGTGTTATCCGCGACCTACCCGATGGTTGAAACGCTGTTTGGTGAAGAATGCTTTGAACAGATGGCTCGCCAGCATGTTCTCACATATCCATTAGAAGAAGGAAATGTGGTGCATTATGGCGAAGGCTTTCAAGACACCATCATGCAGTTTAGCCAGGTGATCGCACAAGCACCTTACAGCCCTGAAGTCGCACGCTTCGAATGGTATATCGACCTCGCTCGTCAAGCACAGTATGAACAATCCAATGCCGCACAATTAAAGCCGCTTGCGTTACTTGGCGAAGTGAGTGAAGAGCAACAACCCGCTTTGATTTTGCACCTTAAGCAAGGCTGCCGAAGCTTTGGCTCCAGCTACGCAGTATTTGATTTGTTCAGCGCGATTCAAACTGGGCAATTCGAACAACTTAATATCAACCAATTACAGCAAGGTGTCATCTCGATTCAAGCCAATGGAGAAGCCTTGTGTCACGCACTCGATGCCGATGTGTTCCAACTGCTGCAATGTTTAGAGCAGAAACAGAGTTTGAGCGAAATACCTGAAGTTTTACTCGCTCATCTCAATGGCATCATGGCACTCGATCTCGTTGACGGCTTTACGTTGAAATCAATCTAA
- a CDS encoding DUF692 domain-containing protein, with amino-acid sequence MKHHTFHDLVGVGLRTPHLDYFSQNKPELSWLEIHSENYFQPNATERHQLQALREQYQISCHGIGLSLGSVERVNKKHLAQLKALIDSINPILVSDHLSWSENGGHYFNDLLPLPYTEEALKVFTRNLDEVQDYLQREILIENPSSYVKFQHSTISEWEFLTEVQKRTDCRLLLDLNNVHVSAFNHGFDCDTYLDAIPADKVDELHLAGFTIKQLDKVQIWIDTHSRPVSDEVWQLFAQWTKKHGPRHTLIEWDLDIPEPEILLGEAEKASQLLLQGTLPSKQSEPRKAS; translated from the coding sequence GTGAAACACCACACTTTCCACGACCTTGTTGGCGTTGGATTAAGAACCCCTCACCTCGATTACTTTAGCCAAAACAAACCCGAGCTATCTTGGTTAGAAATCCACAGTGAAAACTATTTTCAACCCAACGCTACAGAGCGCCATCAATTACAAGCTCTGCGCGAGCAGTATCAAATTAGCTGTCACGGTATTGGTCTGTCGCTAGGTTCGGTAGAACGTGTGAATAAGAAGCACCTTGCTCAGCTTAAAGCGCTGATTGATTCAATCAATCCAATTCTTGTTTCTGACCATTTAAGTTGGAGCGAAAACGGCGGTCACTACTTTAACGACCTACTCCCACTGCCCTACACAGAAGAAGCATTGAAAGTGTTCACTCGAAACTTAGACGAAGTGCAGGACTATTTGCAGCGTGAAATCTTAATTGAGAATCCATCTAGTTATGTGAAGTTTCAACATTCGACCATCAGTGAATGGGAATTTCTTACCGAAGTTCAAAAGCGCACTGACTGTCGCTTACTGCTCGACTTAAACAATGTTCATGTTTCAGCTTTCAACCACGGTTTTGATTGCGACACATACCTAGATGCGATTCCTGCCGACAAAGTGGATGAGCTTCACTTGGCAGGCTTTACCATCAAGCAACTCGATAAAGTTCAGATATGGATTGATACCCATAGCCGTCCGGTTAGCGATGAAGTTTGGCAGCTATTCGCGCAGTGGACAAAAAAACACGGTCCGCGCCATACGCTGATTGAATGGGATTTAGATATCCCTGAGCCAGAAATCTTACTCGGAGAAGCAGAGAAAGCATCGCAACTGCTGTTGCAAGGCACACTCCCAAGTAAACAAAGCGAACCAAGGAAGGCTTCATGA
- a CDS encoding DUF2282 domain-containing protein, producing MKKSNLAVTAAAVTGLLALGGAMLTATPAVAADKEKCYGVAKAGKNDCATKSSSCAGTSKEDNQKDAFVVVPKGLCDKLTGGSTTSS from the coding sequence ATGAAAAAGTCGAATCTTGCTGTTACTGCTGCTGCTGTTACCGGCCTTTTAGCACTTGGTGGAGCAATGCTCACCGCGACTCCAGCCGTCGCTGCCGACAAAGAGAAATGCTACGGCGTCGCAAAGGCAGGTAAAAATGACTGCGCAACGAAAAGTAGTTCATGTGCTGGTACATCGAAAGAAGACAATCAAAAAGACGCATTTGTTGTAGTACCAAAAGGTCTATGCGACAAACTGACTGGCGGTAGCACCACTTCTTCTTAA
- the uvrD gene encoding DNA helicase II, with amino-acid sequence MMDPSLLLDGLNDKQREAVAAPLENLLILAGAGSGKTRVLVHRIAWLMSVEQASPFSIMSVTFTNKAAAEMRGRIEELMMGSTGGMWNGTFHGICHRILRAHYLDAKLPEDFQIIDSDDQLRLLKRLIKAQNLDEKQWPARQVSWWINGKKDEGLRPSHIDAYHDPVTKTYLQLYTAYQEACDRAGLVDFAEILLRAHELLRDNKFVREHYQARFKHILVDEFQDTNNIQYAWLRMMAGPECHVMIVGDDDQSIYGWRGAKIENIEKFTLEFPSVNTIRLEQNYRSTKTILEASNALIANNTERMGKELWTDGVVGEPISVYSAYNELDEARFAVNKIKEWQEKGGVLNDAAMLYRNNAQSRVLEEALIQAGLPYRIYGGMRFFERQEIKDALSYMRLIANRNDDAAFERVVNTPTRGLGDKTLETIRFAARDRGCTMWEASVAMIEEQVLAGRAAGALSRFIELITALEDDTMEMPLHHQTDHVIKYSGLFAMYEQEKGEKSKARIENLEELVTATRQFEKPEEAENMSLLTAFLTHAALEAGEGQADEFEDAVQLMTLHSAKGLEFPLVFMVGVEEGMFPSQMSAEEAGRLEEERRLCYVGMTRAMQKLYITYAEMRRLYGQDKYHKPSRFIRELPETCLDEVRMKAQVSRSASSGRFSQTVVKESFNETGFSLGSRVMHPKFGEGTIINFEGSGPQSRVQIAFNGEGIKWLVTAYARLEKL; translated from the coding sequence ATGATGGATCCCTCTTTATTACTCGACGGTTTGAACGATAAACAACGTGAAGCCGTTGCTGCACCTCTAGAAAATTTGCTTATCCTTGCTGGTGCAGGGAGTGGTAAGACTCGCGTTCTTGTTCATCGAATTGCTTGGTTGATGTCGGTAGAGCAAGCATCGCCGTTTTCAATTATGTCTGTAACCTTTACCAATAAGGCTGCGGCAGAGATGCGTGGTCGTATTGAAGAGTTAATGATGGGCAGTACAGGTGGCATGTGGAATGGTACATTTCATGGTATTTGCCACCGTATTTTGCGAGCACACTATCTTGATGCAAAGCTACCTGAAGATTTTCAAATCATTGATAGCGACGATCAGTTGCGTCTATTGAAGCGTTTAATCAAAGCGCAAAACTTAGATGAGAAACAATGGCCTGCACGCCAAGTATCATGGTGGATTAACGGCAAGAAAGACGAGGGTCTACGTCCGTCGCACATTGACGCTTACCATGATCCAGTCACAAAAACTTATCTACAGTTGTACACCGCTTACCAAGAAGCGTGTGATCGTGCTGGTTTGGTCGACTTTGCGGAAATTTTGCTGCGCGCGCATGAGCTACTGCGTGATAACAAGTTCGTCCGTGAGCACTACCAAGCACGTTTTAAACACATTTTGGTGGATGAGTTCCAAGATACCAACAATATCCAATATGCTTGGCTACGTATGATGGCAGGTCCTGAATGTCACGTGATGATAGTCGGTGATGATGATCAGTCTATTTATGGTTGGCGTGGCGCTAAAATTGAGAACATCGAGAAATTTACCCTCGAATTCCCAAGCGTAAATACCATTCGTTTGGAGCAAAATTATCGCTCAACCAAAACGATTCTTGAGGCTTCCAATGCTTTGATTGCGAACAATACTGAGCGTATGGGTAAGGAGCTATGGACGGATGGTGTTGTCGGTGAGCCGATCTCGGTTTACAGCGCTTACAATGAATTAGACGAAGCTCGTTTTGCGGTAAATAAAATCAAAGAGTGGCAGGAGAAAGGTGGTGTCTTAAATGATGCTGCGATGCTTTACCGTAACAACGCCCAGTCGCGTGTTTTGGAAGAAGCCTTAATCCAAGCTGGTCTGCCTTATCGTATTTACGGCGGCATGCGATTCTTCGAACGTCAGGAAATCAAAGATGCGTTGAGTTACATGCGGTTAATCGCTAACCGTAATGATGATGCGGCGTTTGAGCGTGTGGTTAATACGCCAACGCGTGGTTTGGGTGATAAGACCCTAGAAACCATCCGCTTTGCGGCGCGTGATCGCGGCTGCACCATGTGGGAAGCGAGTGTGGCAATGATAGAGGAACAAGTGTTAGCAGGTCGTGCTGCTGGCGCATTGAGCCGTTTCATTGAGCTCATTACTGCACTAGAAGACGACACGATGGAAATGCCGTTGCATCACCAAACGGATCATGTGATCAAGTATTCCGGCTTGTTTGCAATGTACGAGCAAGAAAAAGGCGAAAAGTCGAAAGCGCGTATAGAAAACTTGGAAGAACTGGTCACAGCAACACGTCAGTTCGAAAAGCCGGAAGAAGCTGAAAATATGTCGCTACTGACAGCCTTCCTAACTCATGCTGCATTAGAAGCGGGTGAGGGGCAGGCGGATGAATTTGAAGATGCAGTCCAGCTTATGACACTGCACAGTGCGAAAGGTTTGGAGTTCCCACTTGTCTTTATGGTTGGTGTGGAAGAGGGCATGTTCCCAAGCCAAATGTCTGCAGAAGAGGCGGGACGTTTAGAAGAAGAGCGCCGATTGTGTTATGTGGGTATGACGCGAGCGATGCAGAAGCTATACATCACATACGCAGAGATGCGCCGCTTGTATGGGCAAGATAAATACCACAAGCCATCGCGTTTTATTCGTGAATTGCCAGAAACCTGTTTAGATGAAGTTCGCATGAAAGCGCAAGTCAGCCGTTCTGCAAGTAGTGGTCGATTCAGCCAAACAGTTGTCAAAGAAAGCTTCAATGAAACTGGTTTTTCGCTTGGTTCTCGTGTTATGCATCCAAAATTTGGTGAA